From the Psilocybe cubensis strain MGC-MH-2018 chromosome 9, whole genome shotgun sequence genome, one window contains:
- a CDS encoding MOB kinase activator-like 4: MAAVIQRPLRGSRVATFYPVKTLPSLASLDSAFQLQEYISLLIRLDVHDVDAIVSFPGTLHKDKDSPSDKDTESKNEVTVDEGCWIYEQLRRLAQDLSHPLITTLQQECTRASCPEMKAGEWLYLCVAHGNDGAMEQCCAIDYILHTVDSATALLNSPRTFPSRLSIPQTSHRHFSSLARRLGRIFAHAYFHHREAFEQAEAESSLYARFLALTAKFDLVPAEFLVIPPSHFAHEDTREREREHAGYEYGDQGRGYQQQQREREREQIQPPNKFTQQEQLGVGGPTHAQPPAPSTNDSNTTSPSPNGGIGESPSSAAASRSRFGRNRTDTMVFADAEASAIAEELAAKARAGLLEPDYVDVETKTASSGPEHESEAGQQEGEDADDADLDGDTQFEISLSPEEEIGPGAGGFAETDIGDLPIHIEKNQAPSPDVPEPVVEPEPEPETQEAPSNDVDEKKPVEEEGGAVPVVEEAKTSKVDEHVPSEAVEEISEAEPERATSPSAPPPSEDTPAPASPTALAAAADELHEIVHEVKEEATSSTDASSSEHPATVESESTNAGSGKEAETETPETAPADAGESASEVAPPSQNTEPETPAPAPAHADEAEGAEPSKLKTAEPEHESGTSEHATDQTGQQEQEHEHEHEPKSYAEAASKPESDKEESQHAVSDTTSESTAKGSEAPTNTTTGTEALEVKDDIASQAP; the protein is encoded by the exons atggcaGCAGTAATTCAACGCCCTTTGCGAGGCTCGCGCGTCGCCACTTTCTATCCCGTAAAAACACTGCCCTCGCTCGCATCCCTCGACAGCGCCTTCCAGCTCCAGGAGTACATCtccctcctcatccgcctTGACGTGCACGACGTGGACGCCATCGTCTCATTCCCCGGCACCCTgcacaaagacaaagactcGCCGAGCGACAAGGACACAGAATCCAAGAATGAAGTTACAGTTGACGAGGGCTGCTGGATATACGAGCAACTGAG ACGGCTTGCACAGGACCTGTCACACCCACTCATCACGACGCTGCAGCAAGAATGCACGCGTGCGTCGTGTCCAGAGATGAAGGCCGGCGAATGGCTGTATCTGTGCGTCGCCCACGGAAACGACGGCGCCATGGAG CAATGCTGCGCAATCGACTACATACTACACACCGTAGACAGTGCTACCGCCCTGCTTAACTCTCCCCGTACATTCCCTTCAAGACTGTCCATCCCCCAGACCTCGCACCGCCACTTTTCCTCCCTCGCCCGCCGCCTTGGCCGCATCTTCGCCCATGCCTACTTCCACCACCGCGAGGCCTTCGAGCAGGCCGAGGCCGAATCATCACTGTACGCCCGGTTCCTCGCCCTCACCGCCAAATTCGACCTCGTCCCAGCCGAGTTCCTCGTCATTCCCCCAAGTCACTTTGCCCACGAGGACACCCGcgagcgagagcgagagcaTGCAGGGTATGAGTACGGGGACCAAGGGAGGGGATaccagcagcaacaaagGGAACGAGAGAGGGAACAAATCCAACCGCCAAATAAATTCACCCAGCAGGAACAGCTGGGCGTGGGCGGACCCACACACGCACAACCCCCCGCACCTAGCACGAACGACTCCAACACCACCTCACCCAGCCCGAATGGCGGTATAGGCGAGAGCCCCAGCTCAGCCGCAGCGTCGCGCTCGCGCTTCGGGAGGAACCGCACAGACACAATGGTCTTCGCCGATGCAGAGGCAAGCGCCATTGCCGAGGAGCTCGCTGCAAAGGCGCGTGCGGGGCTGCTCGAGCCAGACTATGTAGATGTAGAAACTAAGACCGCGTCTTCGGGACCTGAACATGAGTCGGAAGCGGGACAGCAGGAAGGGGAGGACGCGGATGATGCGGATTTGGACGGCGACACGCAATTTGAGATCTCGCTCAGTCCAGAGGAGGAGATTGGTCCGGGCGCAGGTGGCTTTGCGGAGACGGATATCGGGGACCTGCCGATTCACATCGAGAAAAACCAGGCTCCTAGCCCGGATGTCCCTGAACCTGTCGTTGAGCCTGAACCTGAGCCTGAAACGCAGGAGGCGCCGTCGAATGACGTCGACGAGAAGAAGCCAGTTGAAGAGGAGGGCGGTGCAGTTCCTGTTGTTGAGGAAGCCAAAACGTCGAAGGTCGACGAGCACGTTCCCTCTGAAGCCGTCGAAGAGATTTCCGAGGCTGAACCGGAACGCGCTACCTCACCCTCTGCTCCACCGCCTTCAGAAGACACTCCGGCGCCGGCGTCACCAACAGCGCTCGCAGCCGCAGCCGACGAGCTGCACGAAATTGTTCACGAAGTCAAAGAGGAGGCTACGTCGAGCACTGACGCGTCTTCATCCGAACACCCTGCCACTGTCGAATCTGAAAGTACTAATGCTGGGTCGGGGAAAGAGGCGGAGACAGAGACTCCGGAAACTGCACCGGCGGATGCTGGTGAGTCTGCTTCTGAAGTAGCGCCACCGTCGCAGAATACAGAGCCTGAAAcgcctgcacctgcacctgcacacGCTGACGAGGCGGAGGGCGCGGAACCCTCAAAACTAAAAACGGCGGAACCGGAACACGAAAGCGGAACGTCTGAACACGCCACTGACCAGACTGGCCAGCAAGAGCaagagcacgagcacgagcacgagccCAAATCTTACGCTGAAGCAGCGTCCAAACCCGAGTCGGACAAAGAGGAAAGTCAACACGCTGTCAGCGATACCACAAGCGAATCGACAGCGAAGGGTTCAGAGGCGCCAACTAATACTACTACTGGTACTGAGGCCTTGGAGGTCAAGGACGATATCGCATCTCAGGCGCCTTAG